From the genome of Carassius gibelio isolate Cgi1373 ecotype wild population from Czech Republic chromosome A16, carGib1.2-hapl.c, whole genome shotgun sequence, one region includes:
- the si:ch211-197h24.8 gene encoding uncharacterized protein si:ch211-197h24.8 produces the protein MFRKNERGYKELCYDGQHLKLEELKRRQIKNNYLYRSIPEYPEKVEFQVSYLRHNTNLQGFFGILDSEGFKKPTPNDSPKRDLVWWSPDISRDDITIAETSYLCGYVVKPFLHKFTTSPAFLSSSRLGNFRFSMSISELLRSYQQQFCEGQEPSIRIFETVVYKQEVMYSIVIHAPCAHNLFSEYPLLEDTQDAVCVFSENTIIWRPQAMSETHRFRLSRNMKAIRINTNARQAYMWDNIGVAFHVPHGKIFRFSRKNLTESLRLCEGAQPKINTEEFVKCEFDPIRRE, from the coding sequence ATGTTTCGTAAAAATGAGAGAGGATATAAAGAACTATGCTACGATGGGCAGCACCTGAAGCTTGAAGAGCTAAAACGGCGACAAATAAAGAATAACTACCTCTATAGGTCAATCCCAGAATACCCTGAGAAGGTGGAATTTCAAGTGTCATATCTTCGGCATAACACTAACCTCCAAGGATTCTTTGGCATTTTGGATTCTGAGGGATTTAAAAAGCCGACACCCAACGACTCTCCAAAACGCGATCTGGTATGGTGGAGCCCAGATATTTCCAGAGATGATATTACCATTGCTGAAACTTCGTACTTGTGTGGCTACGTAGTAAAACCTTTCCTGCACAAGTTCACCACTTCCCCAGCCTTTCTGTCATCCTCACGCTTGGGGAACTTCCGTTTCAGTATGTCGATCAGTGAGCTGTTGAGAAGCTACCAACAGCAGTTCTGTGAAGGCCAGGAGCCCAGCATTCGCATTTTTGAGACTGTGGTCTATAAGCAGGAAGTGATGTATTCTATTGTGATTCATGCACCTTGCGCTCATAACCTGTTCTCTGAGTATCCCCTGCTCGAGGATACCCAGGATGCAGTATGTGTGTTTAGTGAAAACACCATTATCTGGCGTCCACAGGCAATGAGTGAAACACACCGTTTCAGGCTGTCTCGTAACATGAAAGCTATTCGGATAAATACAAATGCCAGACAAGCGTACATGTGGGATAACATAGGAGTGGCATTCCATGTTCCACATGGAAAAATCTTTCGCTTCAGCAGGAAAAATCTGACTGAGAGTCTCAGACTCTGTGAGGGAGCTCAGCCAAAAATTAACACAGAAGAGTTTGTGAAGTGTGAGTTTGACCCCATCAGGAGAGAATAA